The genomic DNA GGGACGATCGAACCGGAGCGGTTGGCCTTGTTTGCCAAACGGGATGTTGGAGAGCAGGCTTATGAAAAGCAGATTCGCGGCGAATCGCTTCCGCCCGAAGTCGTTCAGGCGCTGGTCTTGAAAAAGTTGATCGACGACGCACAGCCGCGATTGGGGAAGATCACAAAAGCGGTAGTCACCGTTCCCGCCTTCTTCAACGAACCGTGCCGCAAGGCGACGCAAGATGCCGGCCGTTTGATCGGTTTAGAAATCCTGGACATCATCAACGAACCAACCGCCGCGGCGATCGCGTATGGCGTGCAGACTGGCTTCCTAGCCAGCGATGGGACCAGCGAACATCGCCGCCGCGTGCTGGTCTACGATCTCGGTGGCGGCACGTTTGACGTGACGGTGATGGAAATCGATGGGATGCGGTACCGGGCGTTGGCAACCGCGGGAGACGTCTATCTTGGCGGCATCGACTGGGACACTCGGATCGTCGACTACGCATGCGAGCAGTTCATGTTGGAACACGATTGCGATCCACGCGTCGATCCCGCGTTGGCTCAAGAGTTGACAAGAAAAGCGACGTTGGCAAAACACGCGTTATGTCAGCGCGATGAGTTCCCGATCGTCTTCACTCACGAAGGACATCGGTTTAAGCTGCCGCTGTCGCGGGAGAAGTTTGAGTTTTTGACATCGGACTTTGTCGATCGCACGATCCTGACGATGCAGATGGCAGTCCGCGATGCTCGGCTGTCGATGAGGGAACTGTCGCGGATCATCCTCGTCGGTGGATCGACTCGAATGCCGATGATCCAAACGGCTGTCGAAGCGGCGACGGGACAACAGGTCGACCGCACGCTCTCGCCCGACGAAGCGATCGGTCAGGGAGCGGCATTGTACGCGGGCTTGTTGCTGCGCAGCGGAGGGAGCAAGATCGTGGGGATGTCGGTTAGCAACGTCAACTCGCACGACCTCGGTGTCTTGGCGATCGAAAACGCGACCGGACGGCCGCGCCGGCAGATCATGATCCCTCGCAACAACGCGCTGCCAGCCAAGCGAACGGTTCGCTTTCGCACGCATCAGCCCGACCAAAGCAGCGTCAAAATCCAGGTCGTCGAAGGGGGAGACGACAGCGGCAACGACGCCACGCAGATCGGCAGCTGCGTAATCGACGAACTGCCCGATACGCTGCCGCAGGGGACTTCGGTCGATGTTCAGTTCCGCTACAGCGGTGATGGACGCTTGCGAGTGACGGCGACGATGCCCGATATCGACCGCCAGGTTCGCTTGACATTGAATCGCGATGCGGGCCTGACGCCCGACACCTTCGATTATTGGCAGCAGCGAATCGCCGACGGGATGCCTGACAGTTCGGTCGATTCCTTCCCGCGGTCGCAGGCGAGTGAACCTTCGAGGGGCCTGGACAGTCCTGATGATTCGAGCGACGATCAAGTAACGGGATTTGTCGTGCGAACCGATGCCAAACACGTTGGAAAGAAGAGCAAGACAGCCCGATCCCAAGAAGCTGTGGTCGCAACGCAGGATGCCGGAAAATCGTCTCCAGAACCAGCCTCTCCCACTCCCCCGATGCCCGATTTTTCGTCGCTGAAAAGCATGACGAAGAAGAAAAAATAGCCTGAGCCTACCCAATGCCCGAACGCCTCTCGACCGGTAATCCTGCACTCGATCAAATGCTCGGCGGCGGCTTGCTGCCAGGAACACTAACGGTTGTCGCGGGAGCGACCGGAATCGGCAAGACGCAGCTGGGGATCAGCTATCTATTTGCTGGCCGCCCGCAAAACGAACCGCTTGGGGCGATGTTGGACCTGAGTGCGCGAGGCGATTCGCAAAACCACGACGGCTATGCCCAGCGTCTGTTCGATGCCGATTGGCGCAGCGTCGCCCCCGACTCGATGCCCTCGGGATCGGGCAATGAGTGGGTGTTTGATTCGCAGGTGCGGATGCCCAACGGACTGAACATGCTGGGGTATTCCGGACGCCGCGTGGTCCGCGATCAAATGGATCCCGATCAATGGAACGAGTGGCAGCGGCAATTGAACCGCAGCCTGAACAAGATGATTGGATTTTTGTACGGTCATCTAGTTCGCGGCACGCGGCGGTTTGTGATCGATGGGATCGAACCGTCGGATCGTCCGGAGGATTCGCTACAGATGGAGTTGTTCGAATACGCTTACCACCGCGTAATGCGGCAGGAACACGACTGGGTCGCCCGCGATCTGCTGCGACAGGACTTCCGGCACTACGCCGATCAAGTGACCGCACACGCCTACAGCAACTCCGAAGCCGCCTGCCTGCTATTGTGCACAACTCCCGAATCGATGCTGGATCAATTGATCGATCGCCCGCTGGCCAACGGCGATCTGGGAGCGTTAGCAAACACATTGATCTACATGGGCAAGATTCGCGACGGGCTGCAGATGCGGCGAGGTCTGCACATCGCCAAGCATCGCGGCAGCCGGTGCGATGACAACGTGCGGTTGTTCGAGATCGATGATTCCGGACTGCAGCTATCGGCCGGCTAAGCAGGTCGTATTGTATTTTTTCGTTTAACCGCGAGCCCATCGGGCCGCGCGGCCTTGAAAAACGCGGGGCGATGCCCGCGCGGTTAAACTGGAAAACTCCCTGCTTGCTGCTTAGCGTCGCGGTGAACAAGCAATGCGGGCCAGCATCGCAATCGATTTCACCGCCTCGCTGAGACTCAGCTTTGAAGACCCCTGAACGCGGTTGACGAAGCAAATCGGAATTTCGACGATCTTCGCATCGCGATGGGTCAGCAGCCACAAGATCTCTTCCAGCATCGCGTACCCGCTGGCGCGAATTCGATTCAGGTCGACCTTATCGAGCGTGTCGACGCGATAACATCGATACGCTCCGCTGCAGTCGTGGGCTTGCAGCCCCAAGGCGATCCGAGCGACACGATTCAGCAGACCGCTGATCACCAATCGCGACATC from Rosistilla oblonga includes the following:
- a CDS encoding Hsp70 family protein, producing the protein MATPKHLAVGIDLGTTFSSLAYLDSEGRPQTVPNAEGDLTTPSAVFFDRTRPVVGCEAIEAGTIEPERLALFAKRDVGEQAYEKQIRGESLPPEVVQALVLKKLIDDAQPRLGKITKAVVTVPAFFNEPCRKATQDAGRLIGLEILDIINEPTAAAIAYGVQTGFLASDGTSEHRRRVLVYDLGGGTFDVTVMEIDGMRYRALATAGDVYLGGIDWDTRIVDYACEQFMLEHDCDPRVDPALAQELTRKATLAKHALCQRDEFPIVFTHEGHRFKLPLSREKFEFLTSDFVDRTILTMQMAVRDARLSMRELSRIILVGGSTRMPMIQTAVEAATGQQVDRTLSPDEAIGQGAALYAGLLLRSGGSKIVGMSVSNVNSHDLGVLAIENATGRPRRQIMIPRNNALPAKRTVRFRTHQPDQSSVKIQVVEGGDDSGNDATQIGSCVIDELPDTLPQGTSVDVQFRYSGDGRLRVTATMPDIDRQVRLTLNRDAGLTPDTFDYWQQRIADGMPDSSVDSFPRSQASEPSRGLDSPDDSSDDQVTGFVVRTDAKHVGKKSKTARSQEAVVATQDAGKSSPEPASPTPPMPDFSSLKSMTKKKK
- a CDS encoding RAD55 family ATPase; the encoded protein is MPERLSTGNPALDQMLGGGLLPGTLTVVAGATGIGKTQLGISYLFAGRPQNEPLGAMLDLSARGDSQNHDGYAQRLFDADWRSVAPDSMPSGSGNEWVFDSQVRMPNGLNMLGYSGRRVVRDQMDPDQWNEWQRQLNRSLNKMIGFLYGHLVRGTRRFVIDGIEPSDRPEDSLQMELFEYAYHRVMRQEHDWVARDLLRQDFRHYADQVTAHAYSNSEAACLLLCTTPESMLDQLIDRPLANGDLGALANTLIYMGKIRDGLQMRRGLHIAKHRGSRCDDNVRLFEIDDSGLQLSAG